In Geminocystis sp. NIES-3708, a single window of DNA contains:
- a CDS encoding UDP-glucose/GDP-mannose dehydrogenase family protein, translating into MRVCVIGTGYVGLVTGVCLAHIGHDVICVDNNEEKVKLMKRGQSPIYEPGLSELMHSCMNSGKLNFTTDLGAGVNHGEILFIAVGTPPLPTGESDTRYVEAVARGIGNNLNGGYKVIVNKSTVPIGSGDWVRMIVLDGFKEKQSQTLGDGFVMTEESTPIFDVVSNPEFLREGSAVYDTFNPDRIVLGSGSEKAIAMMKELYEPLVNRSFSYDHTLPPVPLVVTDLSSAEMIKYAANAFLATKISFINEVANICDRVGADVTQVAQGIGLDSRIGSKFLQAGIGWGGSCFPKDVSALIHTAHDYGYETELMNAAVKVNERQRVIIIEKLQHELKILKGKVVGLLGLTFKPDTDDMRDAPALNIIQELNRLGAKVKAYDPIVSQTGLSHGLSGVIIESNAEMLADGCDALVLVTDWQEFLKLDLSKMRKLVKNPLIIDGRNFLDCKAIEEAGFHYIGIGR; encoded by the coding sequence ATGCGTGTTTGTGTCATTGGCACTGGATATGTCGGATTAGTTACAGGAGTATGTTTAGCTCATATTGGTCATGATGTAATATGTGTCGATAATAATGAAGAAAAAGTAAAACTAATGAAACGAGGACAATCCCCTATATATGAGCCAGGATTGTCAGAATTGATGCACTCTTGTATGAATAGTGGGAAGTTAAATTTTACTACAGATTTGGGTGCAGGAGTGAATCATGGTGAGATTTTATTTATCGCTGTTGGCACTCCACCTTTACCCACAGGAGAAAGTGATACCCGTTATGTAGAAGCTGTTGCACGGGGGATTGGTAATAATCTTAACGGTGGTTATAAAGTAATCGTCAATAAATCAACTGTCCCCATTGGCTCAGGAGATTGGGTACGCATGATCGTCTTAGATGGTTTCAAAGAAAAACAAAGCCAAACTTTAGGAGACGGTTTTGTGATGACGGAAGAATCAACTCCTATATTTGATGTGGTTAGTAATCCCGAATTTTTGCGAGAAGGTAGTGCCGTTTATGACACTTTTAATCCTGATCGTATTGTTTTAGGTAGTGGTAGTGAAAAAGCTATCGCTATGATGAAGGAATTATATGAGCCTTTAGTTAATCGTAGTTTTTCCTATGATCATACTTTACCACCAGTACCTTTAGTTGTAACTGATTTAAGCTCGGCGGAAATGATTAAATATGCGGCAAATGCCTTCTTAGCCACAAAAATCAGTTTTATCAATGAAGTGGCAAATATTTGCGATCGAGTAGGAGCAGACGTGACACAGGTAGCTCAAGGTATTGGTTTAGACTCCCGTATTGGTAGTAAATTTTTACAAGCTGGTATTGGTTGGGGGGGATCATGTTTTCCTAAAGATGTGTCAGCATTAATACATACTGCCCATGATTATGGCTACGAAACCGAATTAATGAATGCCGCAGTGAAGGTAAATGAGCGTCAAAGAGTAATTATTATCGAAAAACTCCAACATGAATTAAAAATCTTGAAAGGAAAAGTAGTGGGATTATTGGGGTTAACCTTTAAACCTGATACTGATGATATGCGTGATGCACCAGCGTTGAATATCATCCAAGAATTAAATCGTCTTGGTGCTAAAGTTAAAGCTTATGATCCTATCGTATCCCAAACAGGCTTAAGTCATGGACTTTCTGGTGTCATTATCGAAAGTAATGCTGAGATGTTAGCCGATGGTTGTGACGCTTTGGTGTTAGTCACTGACTGGCAAGAATTTTTAAAACTTGACTTATCCAAAATGAGAAAATTAGTTAAAAATCCTCTTATCATTGACGGGCGTAATTTTCTTGATTGTAAAGCCATCGAAGAAGCAGGTTTTCATTATATAGGCATCGGAAGATAG
- the atpD gene encoding F0F1 ATP synthase subunit beta, whose product MVAVQEKTNVGKIVQVIGPVVDAEFPSGSLPRIYNAIRVEGTNEAGQEVSVTCEVQQLLGDNQVRAVSMTTTDGLVRGMRIVDLGAPISVPVGKATLGRIFNVLGEPVDEKGPVNTTETSPIHRKAPAFTDLDTKPTVFETGIKVVDLLTPYRQGGKIGLFGGAGVGKTVIMMELINNIAIQHGGVSVFGGVGERTREGNDLYNEMIESKVIDSENPENSKIALVYGQMNEPPGARMRVGLSALTMAEYFRDVNKQDVLLFIDNIFRFVQAGSEVSALLGRMPSAVGYQPTLGTDVGELQERITSTKEGSITSIQAVYVPADDLTDPAPATTFAHLDGTTVLSRGLASKGIYPAVDPLDSSSTMLQPSIVGEDHYNTARAVQSTLQRYKELQDIIAILGLDELSEEDRLVVDRARKIERFLSQPFFVAEVFTGSPGKYVTLADTIKGFNKILSGELDSLPEQAFYMVGSIEEVIAKAEKMKG is encoded by the coding sequence ATGGTTGCAGTACAAGAAAAAACAAACGTCGGTAAAATCGTTCAGGTAATTGGGCCGGTGGTTGATGCTGAATTTCCTAGCGGCAGTCTTCCCCGTATTTATAACGCTATTCGTGTTGAAGGTACTAATGAAGCAGGACAAGAAGTTTCTGTTACCTGTGAAGTACAACAGCTTTTAGGTGATAATCAAGTTCGTGCCGTATCCATGACTACCACTGATGGTTTAGTTAGAGGCATGAGAATTGTTGATTTAGGTGCACCTATCAGTGTTCCTGTTGGTAAAGCAACTTTAGGACGTATTTTCAACGTTTTAGGTGAACCTGTAGATGAAAAAGGGCCTGTTAATACCACCGAAACTTCTCCTATTCACCGTAAAGCTCCTGCTTTCACTGATTTAGATACCAAACCTACCGTATTTGAAACTGGTATCAAAGTTGTGGACTTATTAACCCCTTATCGTCAAGGCGGTAAAATTGGTTTATTTGGTGGTGCTGGTGTTGGCAAAACCGTTATTATGATGGAATTAATCAACAACATCGCTATTCAACATGGTGGTGTATCTGTGTTTGGTGGTGTAGGTGAGCGTACTCGTGAAGGTAATGACCTCTACAACGAAATGATTGAGTCTAAGGTAATCGACTCTGAAAATCCTGAAAACTCCAAAATTGCTCTAGTTTATGGACAAATGAACGAGCCTCCCGGAGCAAGAATGCGTGTAGGATTATCTGCACTGACTATGGCAGAATACTTCCGTGACGTTAACAAACAAGACGTATTGCTCTTTATTGATAATATTTTCCGCTTCGTTCAAGCTGGTTCTGAAGTATCTGCACTTCTAGGAAGAATGCCCTCTGCGGTAGGTTATCAGCCCACTCTCGGTACAGATGTAGGTGAATTACAAGAACGTATTACCTCCACCAAAGAAGGTTCTATCACCTCTATTCAAGCGGTATATGTACCTGCGGACGATTTAACCGATCCTGCTCCTGCTACTACCTTTGCTCACTTAGACGGTACTACAGTATTGTCTCGTGGTTTGGCTTCTAAAGGTATTTATCCTGCGGTTGATCCCCTTGATTCCAGTAGTACAATGTTACAACCTAGTATTGTTGGTGAAGATCACTATAACACTGCTCGTGCTGTACAGTCCACTTTACAACGTTATAAAGAATTACAAGATATTATTGCGATTCTCGGTTTAGATGAATTATCTGAAGAAGATCGCTTAGTGGTTGATCGTGCTCGTAAAATTGAACGTTTCTTATCTCAACCTTTCTTTGTCGCTGAAGTATTCACTGGTAGCCCCGGTAAATATGTAACTTTAGCTGACACCATTAAAGGATTCAATAAAATTCTTTCTGGTGAATTAGATAGCTTACCTGAACAGGCTTTTTATATGGTTGGTTCTATTGAGGAAGTAATCGCTAAAGCTGAAAAAATGAAAGGCTAA
- the atpC gene encoding ATP synthase F1 subunit epsilon — translation MTLTVRVITPDKTVWDQTAQEVILPSSSGQLGILTDHAPLLTNLDIGVIRVRSDKEWKSIAVMGGFAEVEQNEVKILVNGAELGDSINKEEAQNGLAEAQKSLEQATTSGDIRLQMKATQNVKKARARLQAAS, via the coding sequence ATGACTTTAACAGTAAGAGTAATTACCCCAGATAAGACTGTGTGGGATCAAACTGCTCAGGAGGTAATTTTACCAAGTAGTAGTGGACAATTAGGCATTTTAACAGATCACGCACCTTTATTAACTAATCTTGATATTGGTGTCATTCGTGTTCGCTCTGATAAAGAATGGAAATCCATTGCTGTTATGGGTGGTTTTGCGGAAGTGGAACAAAATGAAGTTAAAATTTTGGTCAATGGTGCTGAATTAGGGGACTCTATTAATAAAGAAGAAGCTCAGAATGGTTTAGCAGAAGCTCAAAAATCTCTCGAACAAGCTACAACTTCTGGTGATATTCGTTTGCAAATGAAAGCGACTCAGAATGTAAAAAAAGCTAGAGCCAGATTACAAGCCGCTAGTTAA
- a CDS encoding UDP-glucuronic acid decarboxylase family protein, with amino-acid sequence MRILVTGGAGFVGSHLVDRLMNQGHEVLCLDNFYTGNKSNIEQWFNNPRFELIRHDITEPIRLEVDQIYHLACPASPIHYQFNPVKTTKVNVMGTLNMLGLAKRVKARFLLASTSEVYGDPDVHPQPEEYRGNVNCIGIRSCYDEGKRVAETLTFDYYREHKVEIRVARIFNTYGARMLEKDGRVVSNFIAQAIRGIPLTVYGDGSQTRSFCYVSDLVEGLMRLMNNDYVGPINLGNPGEYTILQLAQTIQEMVNPDIELVYKPLPEDDPKQRQPDITKAKHYLDWQPTIPLVEGLKITIDDFRRRIENN; translated from the coding sequence ATGAGAATTTTAGTTACAGGTGGTGCGGGATTTGTAGGATCTCATCTTGTTGATCGTCTTATGAATCAAGGTCATGAAGTATTATGTTTAGATAACTTTTATACAGGCAATAAAAGCAATATCGAGCAATGGTTTAATAACCCACGTTTTGAACTAATTCGTCATGATATTACAGAACCCATTAGGTTAGAAGTAGATCAAATTTATCATTTAGCTTGTCCAGCTTCTCCCATTCATTACCAATTTAATCCCGTCAAAACAACAAAAGTTAACGTAATGGGAACTTTAAATATGTTAGGGTTAGCTAAACGAGTTAAAGCTAGATTTTTATTAGCCTCCACATCTGAAGTTTATGGAGATCCTGATGTACATCCTCAACCTGAAGAATATAGAGGAAATGTAAATTGTATAGGGATTCGTAGTTGTTATGATGAAGGTAAAAGAGTCGCAGAAACTCTTACTTTTGACTATTATCGTGAGCATAAAGTAGAGATTCGAGTAGCAAGAATTTTTAATACTTATGGCGCTAGAATGCTAGAAAAAGACGGACGTGTTGTTAGTAATTTTATTGCTCAGGCTATTCGAGGTATTCCCTTAACAGTATATGGTGATGGTTCACAAACCCGTAGTTTTTGCTATGTTTCCGACTTAGTTGAAGGATTGATGCGTTTAATGAATAATGATTATGTTGGTCCTATAAACCTAGGAAATCCGGGGGAATATACTATTTTACAATTGGCACAAACTATCCAAGAAATGGTAAATCCTGACATTGAATTGGTTTACAAACCTTTACCAGAAGACGATCCTAAACAACGTCAGCCTGATATTACCAAAGCAAAACATTATTTAGACTGGCAACCTACTATTCCTCTAGTGGAGGGTTTAAAAATCACCATCGATGATTTTCGTCGTCGTATTGAAAATAATTAG
- a CDS encoding alpha/beta fold hydrolase: MMERKTFIKDDKIQISYLEWNQGKTPLMLLHGMADNAFVWTSLGEHLKDNYHIIAPDLRGHGDSSKPETGYFTEDIISDLEALINYLGWQKIHILAHSWTAKLVPIWATKNPDYFLSMILVDPFYINKIPDVFKITFPFLYQVLPFLKMTGNFTTYEKAENLAKTLKQYQGWTPLQEKVFQNSIKKNDDGTWSSKFVLEARNEIFTDVMLQAGLTEKLVIPTLFIQPEKGLNRTSWQLQPFKTYLSNLTIKTVPSNHWAFLVQPQPFNEVIEEFLETRKN; this comes from the coding sequence ATTATGGAACGAAAAACTTTTATTAAAGATGATAAAATTCAGATTTCTTACTTAGAATGGAATCAAGGAAAAACTCCTTTAATGTTATTACATGGCATGGCTGATAACGCTTTTGTATGGACAAGTTTAGGAGAACATTTAAAAGATAACTATCATATTATTGCTCCTGATTTAAGAGGACATGGTGATAGTAGTAAACCAGAAACAGGATATTTTACTGAAGATATAATTAGCGATTTAGAAGCATTGATTAATTATTTAGGTTGGCAAAAGATTCATATTTTAGCACATTCTTGGACGGCAAAATTAGTACCTATTTGGGCAACAAAAAATCCTGATTATTTTTTAAGTATGATTTTAGTTGATCCTTTTTATATTAATAAAATACCTGATGTTTTTAAAATAACTTTTCCGTTTCTTTATCAAGTTTTACCTTTCCTGAAAATGACGGGTAATTTCACCACTTATGAAAAAGCCGAAAATTTAGCAAAAACATTAAAACAATATCAAGGATGGACACCACTACAGGAAAAAGTATTTCAAAATAGTATCAAAAAAAATGATGATGGTACATGGTCAAGTAAATTTGTTCTTGAAGCAAGAAATGAAATTTTTACGGATGTTATGTTACAAGCTGGTTTAACGGAAAAATTAGTAATTCCTACTTTATTTATTCAGCCTGAAAAGGGATTAAATCGAACATCATGGCAACTTCAACCTTTTAAAACTTATTTGTCTAATTTAACCATCAAAACTGTGCCTAGTAATCATTGGGCTTTTTTGGTACAACCACAACCATTTAATGAAGTTATTGAGGAATTTTTAGAAACACGAAAAAATTAA
- a CDS encoding cation:proton antiporter, translating to MTDLIALFSAAAFGGLLASILKQPVILGYLLAGIIVGPFELGLIHDYEIVETIAELGVTFLLFAIGVEFSFAELNKVRNISLGGGGLQLALTIGITAFISFTVGWVASIPEGIFLGELLSLSSTAVVIKALMESNETGTSHGQVMLGILIVQDLALGLMLAVLPALNQPIDEIGIAIGVALLKLALFALGAIAVGKWLIPPYLKLLAKTESKEIFLLGVVALCLCIALLTGEIGLSTEMGAFVAGLMISEVEYSDQTLDYVEPLRDICAAAFFVSIGILIDPVFLWNNLALILGLVSLVFVGKSLIITPLVILFRYPLKTALIAGFGLAQIGEFSFVLADKGRDFSLISNDIYMLVLGTTAMTLVVTPFVLKFLPIILSEAESSPTFENWFATLEKPIEISEESTFKNHVIVCGYGRVGKNVVKLLLNQGHKVLVIDQSEEKIKKLRDKKIPYLYGSASSLVVLEKAEVCSAKAMAIALPDSMSSRLCVKRALQINPELDMVVRANDAEDIEMLYQLGAKEVIQPEFEASLELSGHLLRVLGVSKLIIQQKIQEIRQSQYLQLQPERSDEEILRELEEAVSTMNNKWYTLPAESSLIGMTLEKAHVRRLTGVSIIEIKRSNGEKLDYPPAQTVFEKDDKLLLVGAPEDFEAFDYLAKEKVMLPKEGESCLWVSIPKNSDLASQKLEEIKQQKQSGVIIQGIRRKNQYIRFPDAEKDIKAGDNILLFGKLDKLTQIS from the coding sequence ATGACTGATTTAATCGCACTTTTTTCTGCCGCAGCCTTCGGAGGGTTGTTAGCTTCAATTTTAAAACAACCTGTTATCTTAGGATATTTATTAGCTGGAATTATTGTTGGTCCTTTTGAATTAGGATTAATTCATGATTATGAAATTGTAGAAACCATCGCCGAATTAGGTGTAACTTTCTTACTCTTTGCTATCGGTGTAGAATTTTCTTTTGCAGAGTTAAATAAGGTTAGAAATATTAGCTTAGGAGGTGGAGGTTTACAACTTGCCTTAACCATCGGCATCACTGCTTTTATTTCTTTTACAGTGGGATGGGTAGCATCTATTCCTGAAGGTATTTTTTTAGGGGAACTTTTATCTCTTTCTTCTACTGCTGTGGTGATTAAAGCTTTGATGGAATCCAATGAAACTGGGACTTCTCATGGTCAAGTTATGCTTGGTATCCTCATAGTTCAAGATTTAGCATTAGGTTTAATGTTAGCAGTATTACCTGCTTTAAATCAACCTATTGATGAAATTGGTATTGCTATTGGTGTTGCTTTACTCAAATTGGCTTTATTTGCTTTAGGTGCGATCGCCGTAGGTAAGTGGTTAATTCCACCATATTTAAAATTATTGGCAAAAACAGAAAGTAAGGAAATATTTTTATTAGGGGTGGTGGCTTTATGTTTATGTATTGCTTTATTAACAGGAGAAATCGGCTTATCAACTGAAATGGGTGCATTCGTAGCAGGTTTAATGATTTCTGAAGTGGAATATTCAGATCAAACCCTTGATTATGTTGAGCCTTTACGAGATATTTGTGCGGCGGCATTTTTCGTGTCCATCGGTATTTTAATTGATCCTGTATTCCTTTGGAATAATTTAGCTTTAATTTTAGGATTAGTATCCTTAGTATTTGTTGGTAAATCATTAATTATTACTCCTTTAGTTATACTATTTCGTTATCCTCTTAAAACTGCCTTGATAGCAGGATTCGGATTAGCCCAAATTGGAGAATTTTCTTTTGTTTTAGCCGATAAAGGTAGGGATTTTTCTTTGATTTCTAATGATATTTATATGTTAGTCTTAGGAACTACGGCGATGACTTTAGTTGTAACTCCTTTTGTACTCAAATTTTTACCCATTATCTTATCTGAGGCAGAATCTTCTCCTACTTTTGAAAATTGGTTTGCAACATTAGAAAAACCCATAGAAATTTCTGAAGAATCAACCTTTAAGAATCATGTTATTGTTTGTGGTTATGGAAGAGTTGGCAAAAATGTCGTTAAACTTTTATTAAATCAAGGACATAAAGTGTTAGTCATTGATCAATCTGAAGAAAAAATCAAAAAACTTAGGGACAAAAAAATACCTTATCTTTACGGTAGTGCCTCAAGTTTAGTGGTTTTGGAAAAAGCAGAAGTTTGTAGTGCCAAAGCTATGGCGATCGCCTTACCCGATTCCATGAGTTCAAGATTATGTGTCAAAAGAGCGTTACAAATTAATCCTGAATTAGATATGGTAGTACGGGCTAACGATGCAGAAGATATTGAAATGCTGTATCAACTAGGTGCAAAAGAGGTTATACAACCAGAGTTTGAAGCTAGTTTGGAACTTTCAGGACATTTACTAAGAGTATTAGGAGTATCAAAACTTATAATTCAACAAAAAATCCAAGAAATCAGGCAATCTCAATATCTTCAACTACAACCTGAACGCTCTGATGAAGAAATTTTAAGAGAACTAGAAGAAGCTGTCAGTACCATGAATAATAAATGGTACACTTTACCTGCAGAATCATCTTTAATTGGTATGACTCTGGAAAAAGCCCATGTGCGTCGCTTAACTGGAGTAAGTATCATTGAAATTAAACGCTCAAACGGCGAAAAATTAGACTACCCTCCTGCACAAACAGTTTTTGAAAAAGATGATAAATTATTGCTAGTAGGTGCACCAGAAGATTTTGAGGCTTTTGATTATTTAGCGAAAGAAAAAGTCATGTTACCGAAGGAAGGAGAATCCTGTCTTTGGGTATCAATACCTAAAAATAGTGATCTTGCCAGTCAAAAACTAGAGGAAATCAAACAACAAAAACAGTCTGGAGTTATTATTCAAGGCATTAGACGTAAAAATCAATATATTCGTTTTCCTGATGCGGAGAAGGATATTAAAGCTGGTGATAATATCTTATTATTCGGTAAATTAGATAAGCTAACTCAAATTAGTTAA
- a CDS encoding DUF2288 domain-containing protein, producing the protein MSNLKTQLQQQIAQMDWKDLIPHAQRDALIVVDQNLDLIEVGYAIAEDKTNLVENWISEQLIQKPTTQQLSLWNSKPDYQFNTIIVQPFVLISPSV; encoded by the coding sequence ATGTCAAATTTAAAAACACAATTACAACAACAAATAGCACAAATGGATTGGAAAGATTTAATTCCTCATGCTCAAAGAGATGCTTTAATTGTAGTTGATCAAAATTTAGATTTAATTGAAGTGGGTTATGCCATCGCCGAAGATAAAACAAATTTAGTCGAAAATTGGATTAGTGAGCAGTTGATTCAAAAACCGACTACTCAACAATTAAGTTTATGGAATAGTAAACCTGATTATCAATTCAATACAATCATTGTCCAACCTTTTGTTTTAATTTCTCCTTCCGTTTAA
- a CDS encoding chromate transporter encodes MPENKKQPLTEIAKVFLKLGAIAFGGPAAHVAMMDEEIVNKRQWMSREKLLDLLGVTNLIPGPNSTELAIHIGYEKAGWKGLIVAGSCFIFPAMAIVWILAILYVRYENVPSAEWLLYGIKPVVIAIIIQALWKLGKKAMKNIPTTIGGILATVGFFFGGDEVIILLVVGLGVMVYENFAKNKMQGALLLPFSGLLAQNSVNLTFIPSGLNIFLAFLKIGSLLYGGGYVLLAFLQRDLVENYQWLTSEQLLDAIAIGQLTPGPIFTTATFVGYLVAGNLGAISATVGIFLPSFLLVLLVNPWVNKIRNSQSASSFLDGVNTASLGLMAGVTFILIRTSVIDSLTLILTIVTTIIIFCYQVNSAWLVLGGGLLGFIVMNN; translated from the coding sequence ATGCCTGAGAATAAGAAACAACCATTAACAGAAATTGCTAAAGTCTTTTTAAAGCTAGGTGCGATCGCCTTTGGTGGTCCCGCCGCCCATGTTGCGATGATGGATGAGGAAATTGTTAATAAACGGCAGTGGATGAGTCGAGAAAAACTGTTGGATTTATTAGGAGTAACAAACTTAATACCTGGTCCTAATTCTACAGAGTTAGCTATTCATATCGGCTATGAAAAAGCTGGTTGGAAAGGGTTAATCGTTGCTGGTAGTTGCTTCATTTTTCCTGCTATGGCTATCGTCTGGATTTTGGCTATTTTATATGTGCGTTACGAAAATGTACCTTCTGCCGAATGGTTATTGTACGGTATTAAACCTGTTGTTATCGCTATTATTATTCAAGCTTTGTGGAAATTGGGTAAAAAAGCCATGAAAAATATTCCTACTACCATAGGAGGTATTTTAGCTACTGTAGGCTTCTTTTTTGGTGGTGATGAGGTGATTATTTTATTGGTGGTAGGATTGGGAGTAATGGTATATGAAAATTTTGCTAAAAATAAGATGCAAGGTGCTCTTTTATTGCCATTTTCAGGATTATTGGCTCAAAATAGCGTTAATTTAACATTTATTCCCAGTGGATTAAATATATTTTTAGCTTTCCTCAAAATTGGTAGTCTTCTTTACGGTGGCGGTTATGTTTTATTGGCATTTTTACAGCGAGATTTAGTAGAAAATTATCAATGGTTAACTTCTGAACAACTGTTAGATGCGATCGCCATCGGACAATTAACTCCTGGACCTATTTTTACAACAGCGACATTTGTTGGTTATTTAGTTGCGGGAAATTTAGGTGCAATTTCTGCTACTGTTGGCATATTTTTACCTTCTTTTCTTTTGGTTTTATTGGTTAATCCTTGGGTAAATAAAATTCGTAATTCTCAATCGGCGAGTAGTTTTTTAGATGGAGTTAATACTGCTTCTTTAGGCTTAATGGCAGGAGTTACATTTATTTTAATTCGTACGTCAGTTATCGATTCCTTGACTTTAATTTTAACGATAGTAACAACAATAATAATTTTTTGTTATCAGGTAAACTCTGCATGGTTAGTTTTAGGCGGAGGATTATTAGGCTTTATTGTCATGAATAATTAA